The proteins below come from a single Stomoxys calcitrans chromosome 1, idStoCalc2.1, whole genome shotgun sequence genomic window:
- the LOC106082470 gene encoding thioredoxin, mitochondrial, with amino-acid sequence MMCSILQKAGQNLFPRVMTQRLVSTSGVHNEIFKVQSAEDFETKVKKSDKVVIVDFFATWCNPCKMLTPRLESIVGEKAGAVKLAKVDIDEHSELALDYEVAAVPVLMAMKGGKVVNRMVGLQDTDKLRAWIDKTVEDNK; translated from the exons ATGATGTGCAGTATTTTGCAAAAGGCAGGACAGAATCTTTTTCCCCGTGTGATGACCCAACGATTGGTGTCCACCAGCGGAGTCCACAATGAGATTTTCAAAGTTCAAAGCGCAGAAGATTTCGAAACAAAGGTCAAGAAAAGCGATAAAGTAGTGATTGTGGATTTCTTTGCAAC ATGGTGTAATCCCTGCAAAATGTTAACACCACGTCTGGAGTCAATTGTGGGTGAAAAAGCAGGTGCTGTGAAGTTGGCAAAAGTTGACATCGATGAACACAGCGAATTGGCTTTAGACTATGAGGTTGCAGCTGTGCCTGTTTTGATGGCAATGAAGGGAGGAAAAGTTGTGAATCGCATGGTTGGCTTACAGGATACGGATAAACTACGTGCCTGGATTGATAAAACTGTGGaagataataaataa
- the LOC106082469 gene encoding lysine-specific demethylase 6A-like yields the protein MKFLQNGDFSIDELQLIADLDSKQFGCINNDNPDKEVLRDLIRRTITVLQSIISLAEADVSEDVFKCHKVEDQSNQQSDTAPAPEGAANRDKLVDPYTFCKLGHLHLLLGEFEEALSAYQEFYKQNPSNRRDLDFLYGLGVTYFHFNAFRWSIRAFQEILYMDPLYPCSNDIHIRLGFMNKVLGNFKSSIKHYNLALIDTSPSTFSKQLIRFHVAHLYEVQNKYKLAKEAYEQLLNEKELTLELKAAVYRQLGWMYHCHDYFGERKQRESYAILCLQKSIEANPKSGQSLYLLGRCYAGINKVHDAFIAYRNSVEKSEGNADTWCSIGVLYQQQNQPTDALQAYICAVQLDKSHRAAWTNLGILYESCNQPKDAFACYLNAAKGTIKDPRNAKNKNSSLVDVNKCLEQRIRFLDSQLLQAPMPSITSKRRQLCSIEEAWNLPISLEMSSRQQQHLQQSSNANKRKVGKGATQGSPPPYPKNIPVKRLKDGEGVPYRSEDKQIKPSMPPELMHNMEYMQQKHGNTGYQEQVRLRQICSENKPIERF from the coding sequence atgaaatttctgcaaaatggaGATTTTTCTATTGATGAATTACAACTAATTGCCGATTTGGATAGTAAACAGTTTGGGTGCATCAATAACGACAATCCAGATAAAGAAGTTTTACGAGATCTTATACGACGCACCATTACAGTTCTACAGTCCATCATATCCTTGGCAGAAGCCGATGTGAGCGAAGATGTTTTCAAGTGTCATAAAGTGGAAGATCAGTCTAATCAACAAAGTGATACAGCGCCCGCGCCAGAAGGTGCTGCCAATCGAGATAAGCTAGTGGATCCGTATACATTTTGCAAACTCGGACATTTGCATTTGCTGCTTGGAGAATTCGAAGAAGCTCTGTCAGCGTACCAGGAGTTTTACAAACAGAACCCGTCAAATAGACGTGATTTGGATTTTCTTTACGGCCTTGGTGTGACCTACTTCCATTTTAATGCTTTCCGATGGTCTATAAGAGCGTTTCAGGAGATTCTATACATGGACCCTCTATACCCGTGTTCGAATGATATTCACATACGTCTTGGATTTATGAACAAAGTTCTCGGAAACTTCAAGTCTTCGATAAAGCACTATAATCTGGCGTTGATTGATACTTCGCCTAGTACGTTTTCGAAACAACTGATTCGATTTCATGTCGCACACCTGTATGAAGTTCAAAACAAGTACAAATTGGCCAAGGAGGCCTATGAGCAACTACTCAATGAAAAAGAATTGACGCTGGAGTTGAAGGCTGCTGTCTACAGACAACTTGGATGGATGTATCACTGTCACGATTATTTTGGTGAACGCAAGCAACGAGAATCTTACGCTATTCTTTGCTTGCAAAAATCTATTGAAGCAAATCCAAAATCTGGACAATCATTGTATTTGTTGGGAAGATGTTATGCCGGCATAAACAAAGTTCACGATGCATTTATTGCCTATAGAAATTCTGTAGAGAAAAGTGAAGGAAACGCAGATACATGGTGCTCAATAGGTGTTCTGtatcaacaacaaaatcaacctACTGATGCATTGCAAGCATACATATGCGCTGTTCAATTGGATAAAAGCCACAGAGCGGCATGGACAAATCTTGGCATTCTATATGAAAGTTGTAATCAGCCAAAGGATGCCTTTGCTTGCTATTTAAATGCCGCCAAGGGAACTATTAAAGATCCAAGGAatgctaaaaacaaaaattccagtCTAGTAGATGTAAACAAATGCCTAGAACAGCGCATACGATTCTTGGACTCTCAACTGCTTCAAGCTCCCATGCCCAGCATTACATCGAAAAGAAGACAGCTTTGTTCCATAGAAGAAGCTTGGAATTTGCCAATTTCCTTGGAGATGAGTTCGCGACAGCAGCAGCATCTACAGCAATCCTCTAATGCAAATAAACGGAAAGTGGGAAAGGGAGCTACACAAGGGTCTCCACCACCATATCCCAAGAATATTCCAGTAAAACGGTTAAAAGATGGCGAAGGAGTACCATATAGAAGTGAAGACAAGCAAATAAAGCCTAGTATGCCTCCGGAACTTATGCATAACATGGAGTACATGCAACAGAAACATGGTAATACAGGTTACCAAGAGCAAGTGCGTCTGCGGCAGATTTGTAGTGAAAATAAGCCAATTGAACGATTTTAA
- the LOC106082471 gene encoding E3 ubiquitin-protein ligase MARCHF6 has protein sequence MDDLSQGDICRVCRCEAQSDRPLFYPCVCTGSIKYIHQDCLMQWMRYSHKEYCELCGHRFSFQPIYSPDMPRVLPLRDVAGGLLSAIMKAAKSWAHYSLVGLAWFVVVPLSAYRTYRFLFRASSFDMILSLPFDVFSTENLASDVFRGCFVVTCTLLSFIGLVWLREQILLGGGPDWLERDDAPGIGANNADDDEVELNLPPDGGGADAGAEGDVARNGNEENANAVEAERAAPEVGVVAPAAEANDNGGDQPLPHNNNIEAPIVEPMNNNAPAVADPAENEGDPPLEFGPQLPPALAGNQNNNNAANPADNDNDEPNWNPMEWDRAAEELTWERLLGLDGSLVFLEHVFWIVSLNTMLIFAFAFCPYCIGHFILNSLDLMHPDKPLLHFHGLITTLFGYCFIGIILVVLHFLARAFHMRRVRSLIGLCYIVVKVSLLSVVEIGGLPLVCGWWLDICSLPLFDATLKDRKASFSAAPGTSLFVHWMFGMVFVYYFAAFISLLREVLRPGVLWFLRNLNDPDFSPIQEMIHLPIFKHVRRLISSAMIFGSVVLLMLWIPIRVLKTIWPTFLPYTLSGDSDVNELSLQLLLLQIVLPGFFEQSHTRVWLKKLLRIWCICVSWVLGIRSYLLGEDPETTNNDNANKVDQEQQVNEDDIAAQEVPQANNEEQGNNAADQNEAVDEPAPVPPPIQAQPPPPPPPPPPPQQERNLAAVHHAFIHRDIPVAFQPYDKPTVFQIRLFGLIICMCISLVIASLVTLTVPVWIGRQVMSLWSVGSITTQVAVQNAEATPRPHELYTAALGTYLCWMLTRGIAIAVTLLPQGRAAVMDKIKQWLKVGASYALPVLIIVLMLGVIPLLFGMLLELVVVIPVRVGILQTPIYFIWQDWALGVLYTKIAIALTLMGPDWHLKRALERAYRDGLRDIDLKFLITELAMPVITCFGLALAIPYVLAHSILPIFFADPWVQLEIAYFVYPVFFSVIGAIALIYFQIRQFKKLYVAIKVDKYLVGQRLVNYEHRKRQQEAAEEKAARQKAEEEQENVPIANIVEQAELERRRRQEAERQQLVQDLVRGDLL, from the exons ATGGATGATTTGTCACAGGGCGACATTTGTCGTGTTTGTCGCTGTGAAGCTCAATCCGATCGTCCATTATTCTATCCGTGCGTCTGTACGGGTAGTATTAAGTATATACACCAGGATTGTTTGATGCAATGGATGCGTTATTCCCACAAGgaatattgtgaattatgtggTCATCGATTTAGTTTTCAACCAATCTATTCGCCAGACATGCCCCGAGTATTGCCTTTGCGTGATGTGGCCGGAGGCCTGTTGTCCGCAATAATGAAGGCAGCCAAATCTTGGGCCCACTACTCATTGGTGGGATTGGCTTGGTTTGTAGTTGTGCCACTGTCTGCATACCGAACGTATCGGTTTCTGTTCAGGGCTTCTTCTTTTGATATGATCCTGTCGCTGCCCTTCGATGTGTTCTCAACTGAGAATTTGGCCTCGGATGtgtttcgggggtgttttgtggtgaCTTGTACATTGCTCTCATTCATTGGACTTGTGTGGCTAAGGGAGCAGATATTGTTGGGTGGTGGACCTGATTGGTTGGAAAGAGATGATGCCCCAGGAATAGGAGCCAACAACGCCGACGATGATGAGGTAGAGTTAAATTTGCCGCCAGATGGGGGTGGAGCTGATGCCGGGGCCGAGGGTGATGTGGCAAGAAACGGCAATGAAGAAAATGCCAACGCAGTGGAGGCAGAAAGAGCAGCTCCTGAAGTTGGCGTGGTTGCCCCAGCTGCAGAAGCAAATGATAATGGTGGTGACCAACCTTTACCACATAATAACAATATTGAAGCACCTATTGTAGAACCAATGAACAATAATGCGCCTGCAGTTGCTGATCCTGCAGAAAACGAAGGTGACCCTCCATTGGAGTTTGGGCCGCAATTGCCTCCTGCTTTGGCTGGCaatcaaaacaataacaatgccGCAAATCCCGCCGATAACGACAACGACGAACCAAATTGGAATCCCATGGAATGGGACCGGGCAGCTGAGGAATTAACGTGGGAGCGTTTGTTGGGCTTGGATGGATCTCTGGTGTTCTTGGAACACGTGTTTTGGATAGTTTCGCTAAACACCATGCTAATCTTTGCCTTTGCTTTTTGCCCTTACTGCATTGGCCACTTTATATTAAACTCCTTAGATCTAATGCACCCCGATAAGCCGTTACTACATTTTCATGGATTGATTACCACATTGTTTGGCTACTGTTTTATTGGCATTATATTGGTGGTATTACATTTCTTGGCCAGAGCATTCCACATGAGGAGAGTACGCAGCCTTATTGGTCTGTGCTATATAGTGGTGAAGGTATCGCTGTTATCCGTTGTCGAAATCGGGGGTTTGCCGTTGGTATGCGGATGGTGGTTGGATATATGTTCACTGCCACTTTTTGATGCCAC gCTGAAGGATCGCAAGGCCAGCTTCTCGGCCGCTCCCGGCACATCTCTGTTTGTGCATTGGATGTTTGGCATGGTTTTTGTTTACTATTTTGCTGCTTTTATATCGCTGCTTCGCGAAGTTCTACGTCCGGGGGTGCTATGGTTTTTGAGAAACTTAAATGATCCCGACTTCAGTCCCATTCAGGAAATGATTCATTTGCCTATCTTTAAACATGTTCGTCGTTTAATATCTTCAGCAATGATATTTGGCTCTGTTGTTTTGCTAATGCTTTGGATACCTATTCGAGTACTGAAGACAATCTGGCCCACATTTTTGCCTTACACATTATCAGGAGATTCAGATGTGAACGAACTAAGCCTACAGTTGCTGTTGCTGCAG ATTGTTCTCCCTGGCTTCTTTGAGCAATCACACACACGTGTATGGCTTAAGAAACTGTTACGCATTTGGTGTATATGTGTCTCATGGGTATTGGGAATAAGAAGCTATTTGCTTGGCGAGGATCCTGAGACTACCAATAACGATAATGCCAATAAAGTGGACCAAGAGCAACAAGTCAACGAAGATGATATCGCAGCACAAGAGGTTCCACAAGCAAACAACGAAGAACAAGGCAACAATGCTGCCGATCAAAATGAAGCTGTCGATGAACCTGCCCCGGTGCCACCGCCAATACAGGCCCAGCCGCCGCCACCACCCCctcctccaccaccaccacaacaagaGCGCAATTTGGCTGCTGTCCATCACGCCTTTATCCATCGTGATATACCGGTGGCGTTTCAGCCATACGATAAGCCCACAGTGTTCCAAATAAGACTTTTTGGCTTGATAATTTGCATGTGTATATCGTTGGTGATAGCATCACTAGTAACACTCACCGTACCCGTGTGGATAGGACGTCAGGTAATGTCGCTATGGTCGGTAGGTAGTATAACAACACAAGTAGCCGTCCAGAATGCTGAGGCGACCCCGCGCCCACATGAACTATACACTGCTGCCCTGGGTACATATCTCTGTTGGATGCTGACCAGAGGCATTGCCATAGCGGTGACCCTATTACCTCAGGGCCGTGCAGCAGTTATGGATAAAATTAAGCAGTGGCTTAAAGTAGGTGCGTCATATGCTTTGCCTGTCTTGATAATTGTCTTAATGTTGGGAGTGATACCTCTGCTATTTGGCATGCTGCTAGAATTGGTGGTGGTGATACCAGTACGCGTGGGCATACTTCAGACTCCTATTTATTTCATATGGCAAGATTGGGCGCTGGGTGTTTTGTACACAAAGATAGCAATAGCTCTGACTTTGATGGGACCCGACTGGCATTTGAAAAGGGCACTTGAAAGAGCATATCGCGATGGTCTAAgggatatcgatttaaagtttctCATCACCGAATTGGCAATGCCTGTGATCACATGCTTTGGCTTAGCTCTGGCAATTCCATACGTTTTGGCCCATTCAATACTACCCATATTCTTTGCAGATCCTTGGGTTCAGTTGGAAATAGCCTACTTTGTGTATCCCGTATTCTTTTCCGTCATTGGAGCCATCGCTTTGATATATTTCCAGATAAGACAGTTTAAAAAACTCTACGTAGCCATAAAAGTGGATAAATACCTGGTTGGACAACGCCTGGTGAACTATGAACACCGTAAGAGGCAACAAGAGGCAGCAGAAGAAAAAGCAGCACGCCAAAAAGCCGAAGAGGAGCAGGAAAATGTGCCCATAGCTAATATAGTGGAGCAAGCAGAATTGGAGCGAAGGCGGCGTCAGGAAGCAGAACGTCAACAGTTAGTGCAGGATTTGGTTAGGGGAGATCTTTTATAA